From a region of the Microterricola gilva genome:
- a CDS encoding NAD(P)H-quinone dehydrogenase produces the protein MAYEFERTHRIAVLGGGPGGYEAALAGAQLGAEVTLVERVGVGGAAVLTDVVPSKSLIATAEASNSIKEAADLGVQFFTRGDDGVPVRPEVAINLAAVNKRLLSLARQQSEDMKANLLRAGVRLVQGDGRLDGSGAIIVSTAQGDAGTDFDRIEADTIVVSVGASPRVLASAVPDGERILTWTQLYNLQTVPEHLIVVGSGVTGAEFASAYRALGAKVTLISSRDQVLPGEDADAAHVLENAFKRNGMRVLSKSRADSVVRTEDGVVATLSDGRTVEGSHCLMAVGAIPNTAGIGLEEAGVQLDESGHIRVNRVARTSMPNIYAAGDCTTFMPLASVASMQGRTAVFHAMGDAVNPPALQNITSNIFTQPEIATVGWTQKQIEEGIRRGEIYKLPLASNPRAKMMGIKEGFVKLFASRGTGTVIGGVIVAPKASELIFPLALAVENRLTVDQIADAFPVYPSLSGSISDAARALHIVDK, from the coding sequence ATGGCCTATGAGTTCGAACGCACCCACAGAATTGCAGTACTCGGTGGAGGGCCCGGTGGTTATGAAGCGGCACTCGCCGGTGCGCAGCTCGGTGCGGAGGTCACGCTCGTCGAGCGCGTCGGTGTCGGCGGTGCGGCCGTGCTCACGGATGTCGTGCCGTCCAAGTCGCTGATCGCGACAGCAGAGGCCTCGAACTCGATCAAAGAGGCCGCCGACCTCGGCGTGCAGTTCTTCACCCGTGGCGATGACGGCGTGCCTGTGCGGCCGGAGGTCGCCATCAACCTCGCCGCCGTGAACAAGCGCCTCCTCAGCCTGGCGCGCCAGCAGTCGGAAGACATGAAGGCCAATCTGCTGCGTGCCGGTGTCCGGCTCGTGCAGGGCGATGGCCGTCTCGACGGCTCAGGCGCGATCATCGTCTCGACGGCCCAGGGCGACGCCGGAACCGATTTCGACCGCATTGAGGCCGACACGATCGTCGTCTCTGTCGGCGCGAGTCCGCGTGTGCTGGCATCCGCGGTTCCGGACGGCGAGCGCATCCTCACCTGGACCCAGCTCTACAACCTGCAGACCGTGCCTGAGCACCTGATCGTCGTCGGCTCCGGTGTCACGGGGGCCGAGTTCGCGTCTGCCTACCGCGCACTCGGTGCCAAGGTCACGCTCATCTCCAGCCGCGACCAGGTGCTGCCAGGCGAAGACGCCGACGCCGCGCACGTGCTCGAGAACGCCTTCAAGCGCAACGGCATGCGCGTGCTCAGCAAGTCGCGCGCCGACTCGGTCGTGCGCACGGAGGATGGCGTGGTCGCCACGCTCTCCGACGGGCGCACCGTCGAGGGCAGCCACTGCCTGATGGCCGTCGGCGCCATCCCGAACACGGCGGGCATCGGACTCGAGGAGGCCGGCGTGCAGCTCGATGAGAGCGGCCACATCCGGGTGAACCGGGTCGCCCGCACCTCGATGCCGAACATCTACGCCGCAGGCGACTGCACGACGTTCATGCCGCTGGCCAGCGTCGCATCGATGCAGGGCCGCACCGCCGTGTTCCACGCCATGGGGGACGCCGTCAACCCGCCCGCGCTGCAGAACATCACGTCCAACATCTTCACCCAGCCGGAGATCGCGACCGTCGGCTGGACGCAGAAGCAGATCGAAGAGGGCATCCGTCGCGGCGAAATCTACAAGCTGCCGCTGGCCTCGAACCCGCGAGCCAAGATGATGGGCATCAAGGAGGGCTTCGTGAAGCTCTTCGCCAGCCGCGGCACCGGCACGGTGATCGGCGGCGTGATCGTCGCACCGAAGGCCAGCGAGCTGATCTTCCCCCTCGCCCTTGCCGTTGAGAACCGGTTGACGGTCGACCAGATCGCCGACGCCTTCCCGGTGTACCCCTCGCTCAGCGGTTCCATCTCGGATGCCGCCCGCGCGCTGCACATCGTCGACAAGTAA
- a CDS encoding adenosine deaminase yields MNTSQSEHLLPGGAISIEALPKISLHDHLDGGLRPQTVIELADAIGIDVPTTDAAALGTWFADQANSGSLVEYLKTFDVTTSVMQTVEGLERVAREFVQDLAADGVIYGEVRWAPEQHLARGLSLDQVVEAVQQGIEAGIDDVFSSGREIRVGQLVTAMRHADRGLEIAELAVRHRDRGVVGFDIAGAELGFPAGNHRAAFDYLAKEYFPVTVHAGEADGIDSIRGALFDGRALRLGHGVRLAEDVTIEREDDDNSYVTLGPVARWVRDRQITLELSPSSNLQTGAIAAWGDELIDHPFDLLYQLGFRVTVNTDNRLMSNTTISKELGLLSDAFGYDVDDFEQFQQNAVAAAFLPLEEREELAEDIADAYAEV; encoded by the coding sequence GTGAACACCTCTCAGAGCGAGCACCTTCTGCCCGGCGGCGCCATCAGCATCGAAGCGCTGCCCAAGATCTCCCTGCACGACCACCTCGACGGTGGTCTGCGGCCGCAGACCGTCATCGAACTCGCCGATGCCATCGGCATCGATGTACCGACAACGGATGCCGCCGCGCTCGGCACCTGGTTCGCCGATCAGGCCAACTCCGGCTCCCTCGTCGAGTACCTCAAGACCTTCGACGTCACCACGAGCGTGATGCAGACCGTCGAGGGGCTCGAGCGGGTCGCGCGCGAGTTCGTCCAAGACCTCGCCGCCGACGGCGTGATCTACGGTGAGGTGCGCTGGGCACCAGAGCAGCACCTCGCCCGTGGGCTCAGCCTCGACCAGGTCGTCGAAGCCGTGCAGCAGGGCATCGAGGCCGGCATCGACGACGTCTTCTCCTCCGGCCGCGAGATCCGCGTCGGCCAGCTCGTCACGGCCATGCGCCACGCCGACCGCGGACTCGAGATCGCCGAACTGGCCGTGCGCCACCGTGACCGCGGCGTCGTCGGTTTCGACATCGCCGGCGCCGAGCTGGGCTTCCCGGCCGGCAACCACCGCGCCGCGTTCGACTACCTGGCCAAGGAATACTTCCCCGTCACCGTGCACGCCGGCGAGGCGGACGGCATCGACAGCATCCGCGGCGCGCTCTTCGACGGCCGCGCATTGCGCCTCGGCCACGGCGTCCGCCTGGCCGAGGACGTCACGATCGAGCGCGAGGACGACGACAACAGCTACGTCACGCTCGGCCCGGTCGCCCGCTGGGTGCGCGACCGCCAGATCACGCTCGAGCTCAGCCCGTCGTCGAACCTGCAGACCGGGGCCATCGCGGCATGGGGCGATGAGCTCATCGACCACCCATTCGACCTGCTCTACCAGCTCGGCTTCCGCGTGACGGTGAACACCGACAACCGCCTGATGAGCAACACGACGATCAGCAAGGAGCTCGGCCTGCTGAGCGACGCCTTCGGCTACGACGTCGACGACTTCGAGCAGTTCCAGCAGAACGCCGTCGCCGCGGCGTTCCTCCCGCTTGAGGAGCGCGAAGAACTCGCAGAGGACATCGCCGACGCCTACGCCGAGGTCTGA
- a CDS encoding Maf family protein, which translates to MRLYLASTSPARLATLRAAGIEPLTHSPGVDEDALVASVEAERGPLPASEMVQLLARAKAEAIVGADVGGAAIDGLILGGDSAFLFGGQIFGKPHRPEVARERWLAQRGKSGELWSGHWLIDHRGGQLHGAVGRADMATVSFAEPDEAEIDAYIASGEPLAVAGAFTIDSLGGPFIRRVEGDPSTVVGLSLSTLRDLVRELGVSWPSLWNRG; encoded by the coding sequence ATGCGCCTCTATCTCGCTTCGACCTCGCCAGCCCGCCTGGCCACGCTGCGCGCCGCGGGCATCGAGCCGCTCACACACTCCCCCGGCGTCGACGAAGACGCGCTCGTCGCCAGCGTCGAAGCCGAGCGCGGCCCGCTGCCGGCCTCCGAGATGGTGCAGCTGCTCGCCAGGGCCAAGGCCGAGGCGATCGTCGGGGCGGATGTCGGCGGCGCAGCCATCGACGGGCTCATCCTCGGCGGCGACTCCGCCTTCCTCTTCGGCGGGCAGATCTTCGGCAAACCGCACCGCCCCGAGGTCGCCCGCGAGCGCTGGCTGGCGCAACGCGGCAAGAGCGGCGAGCTCTGGTCCGGCCACTGGCTGATCGATCACCGCGGCGGGCAGCTGCACGGTGCGGTCGGCCGCGCCGACATGGCCACGGTCAGCTTCGCCGAGCCGGATGAGGCCGAGATCGACGCCTACATCGCCAGCGGGGAGCCTCTCGCCGTTGCGGGCGCGTTCACGATCGACAGCCTGGGCGGCCCGTTCATCCGCCGGGTCGAGGGCGACCCGAGCACCGTCGTCGGGCTCTCGCTCTCGACGCTGCGCGATCTGGTGCGCGAGCTGGGCGTCAGCTGGCCCAGTCTGTGGAACCGCGGCTGA
- a CDS encoding thymidine phosphorylase, which produces MSTIEAFDAVDLIHTKRDNGVLTTAQIDWLIDAYTRGYVGDEQMAAMTMAIFLNGMSRSEIRDLTMAMIASGERMSFADLGKPTTDKHSTGGVGDKITLPLMPLVAVFGAAVPQLSGRGLGHTGGTLDKLESIPGWRANLTNEEMFTQLQQHGGVISAAGSGLAPADGKLYALRDITGTVEAIPLIASSIMSKKIAEGTGALVLDVKFGSGAFLKDIERSRELAQTMVALGEDAGVATSALLTNMNVPLGLAIGNANEVRESVEVLAGGGPRDVVELTVALAEEMLALVGIVDVDVAAALTDGRAMDKWRDVIRAQGGDPDAALPVARETHTVLADRDGVLVEQQALPFGIGAWRLGAGRARKQDPVQHAAGIDLHAKPGDTIRKGQPLFTLSADEPERFARALEAVDGAWRIGDPGEPVLDGGPLIAERIGR; this is translated from the coding sequence ATGAGCACCATCGAGGCATTCGACGCCGTCGACCTGATCCACACGAAGCGCGACAACGGCGTTCTCACGACGGCGCAGATCGACTGGCTGATCGACGCGTACACCCGCGGCTACGTCGGCGACGAGCAGATGGCCGCCATGACCATGGCGATCTTCCTGAACGGGATGTCGCGCAGCGAGATCCGTGACCTGACGATGGCGATGATCGCCAGCGGTGAGCGGATGAGCTTCGCCGATCTCGGCAAGCCGACCACCGACAAGCACTCGACCGGCGGCGTCGGCGACAAGATCACCCTGCCGCTGATGCCGCTCGTCGCCGTGTTCGGCGCCGCGGTTCCGCAGCTCTCCGGGCGTGGCCTCGGCCACACCGGGGGCACCCTCGACAAGCTCGAGTCGATCCCCGGCTGGCGCGCGAACCTCACGAACGAGGAGATGTTCACGCAGCTGCAGCAGCACGGCGGCGTGATCAGCGCAGCGGGCAGCGGGCTGGCCCCAGCCGACGGCAAGCTCTACGCCCTGCGCGACATCACGGGCACGGTCGAGGCGATCCCGCTGATTGCCTCCTCGATCATGTCGAAGAAGATCGCGGAGGGAACCGGAGCGCTCGTCCTCGACGTGAAGTTCGGGTCCGGCGCATTCCTCAAGGACATCGAGCGCTCCCGCGAGCTGGCGCAGACGATGGTCGCGCTCGGTGAGGATGCCGGCGTCGCGACATCCGCGCTGCTGACCAACATGAACGTGCCGCTCGGCCTGGCCATCGGCAACGCCAACGAGGTGCGCGAATCCGTCGAGGTGCTGGCCGGTGGCGGCCCGCGCGACGTCGTCGAGCTCACGGTTGCCCTGGCGGAGGAGATGCTGGCGCTCGTCGGCATCGTCGACGTCGACGTGGCAGCCGCGCTCACGGACGGCCGCGCCATGGACAAGTGGCGCGACGTCATCCGCGCCCAGGGCGGAGACCCGGATGCCGCGCTGCCCGTCGCGCGCGAAACGCACACCGTGCTCGCCGACCGAGACGGCGTGCTCGTCGAACAGCAGGCGCTCCCGTTCGGCATCGGTGCCTGGCGCCTCGGCGCCGGTCGCGCCCGCAAGCAGGACCCCGTCCAGCACGCCGCAGGCATCGACCTGCACGCGAAGCCGGGCGACACGATCCGGAAAGGCCAGCCGCTGTTCACGCTCAGCGCCGACGAGCCGGAGCGCTTCGCCCGTGCGCTCGAGGCCGTCGACGGTGCATGGCGCATCGGCGACCCCGGTGAGCCCGTGCTCGACGGCGGGCCGCTGATCGCCGAGCGCATCGGCCGCTGA
- a CDS encoding PTS sugar transporter subunit IIB, with protein MKIVAICGAGIGTSGILKVNAERALERLDIEAEVSASDVASLAVAAADAQVILTSPELVSHIGATNADIVVINNYFDLEEIMEKLEGALGW; from the coding sequence GTGAAGATCGTCGCGATCTGCGGTGCGGGCATCGGCACCTCTGGGATCCTCAAGGTGAACGCGGAGCGCGCCCTCGAACGGCTCGACATCGAGGCCGAGGTCTCGGCATCCGATGTGGCGAGCCTCGCCGTCGCCGCCGCCGACGCGCAGGTGATCCTCACCTCGCCGGAGCTGGTCTCCCACATCGGGGCGACCAACGCCGACATCGTGGTGATCAACAACTACTTCGATCTCGAGGAGATCATGGAGAAGCTTGAGGGCGCGCTCGGCTGGTAG
- a CDS encoding acyl-CoA dehydrogenase family protein — protein sequence MIQDYDVSEPLDTDFYRVFDDIPTADREVWQRARGFVEEIWPTVNEAWENADYPLERVRRMGELGLLNDGVSGDGLRTLSPLGAGLVTMEVSRGDGSLGTIIAIQGGLALRTIALHGSPEQKAKWLVPVERAEVLAAFALTEPLHGSDSVALETTAVPDADGWVINGTKKWIGHGLGGAVTIVWARVPSADKHGGSVRGFLVPQDTPGYSAEVLTGKVALRSVHQTRITLENVRVPADAVLPGAQSFNDTSTVLYATRLGVAWSALGHAIACYEAALNYATQRVQFGRPLAQSQLVQERLTKMLSDVTSMQLHCMHLAKLDERGELDPVMASMAKYTCTRKARSVAAIARDMMGANGVLLENHVIRHLVDMEAVHTYEGTESIQALLIGRRITGESAFK from the coding sequence GTGATCCAGGACTACGACGTTTCAGAGCCGCTCGACACCGACTTCTATCGGGTGTTCGACGACATTCCGACTGCCGACCGTGAGGTATGGCAGCGGGCCCGCGGCTTCGTCGAGGAGATCTGGCCGACGGTCAATGAGGCGTGGGAGAACGCTGACTACCCACTCGAGCGCGTGCGCCGCATGGGCGAACTCGGGCTCCTCAACGACGGCGTCTCCGGCGACGGCCTCCGCACGCTCTCGCCGCTCGGCGCCGGGCTCGTGACCATGGAGGTCTCGCGCGGCGACGGCTCGCTCGGAACGATCATCGCCATCCAGGGAGGCCTCGCGCTGCGCACGATCGCCCTGCACGGCAGCCCCGAGCAGAAGGCCAAGTGGCTGGTCCCCGTCGAGCGCGCGGAGGTGCTCGCCGCCTTCGCGCTCACCGAGCCGTTGCACGGTTCTGACTCGGTCGCCCTGGAGACCACGGCGGTGCCGGATGCCGACGGCTGGGTGATCAACGGAACGAAGAAGTGGATCGGCCACGGTCTCGGCGGCGCCGTGACCATCGTGTGGGCCAGGGTGCCGAGCGCCGACAAGCACGGCGGCAGCGTGCGCGGCTTCCTCGTCCCCCAGGACACCCCCGGCTACAGCGCAGAGGTGCTCACAGGCAAGGTGGCCCTGCGCTCCGTGCACCAGACACGGATCACGCTGGAGAACGTGCGCGTTCCCGCCGACGCCGTGCTGCCGGGCGCGCAGAGCTTCAACGACACCTCGACGGTGCTCTACGCCACCCGGCTCGGCGTCGCCTGGTCGGCGCTCGGCCACGCGATCGCCTGCTACGAGGCGGCGCTGAACTATGCGACGCAGCGCGTGCAGTTCGGCCGGCCGCTTGCCCAGTCCCAGCTCGTCCAGGAACGCCTCACGAAGATGCTCTCCGACGTGACCTCGATGCAGCTGCACTGCATGCACCTGGCGAAGCTCGACGAACGCGGCGAACTCGACCCCGTGATGGCGTCGATGGCGAAGTACACCTGCACCCGCAAGGCGCGATCCGTCGCGGCCATCGCCCGCGACATGATGGGCGCCAACGGTGTGCTGCTCGAGAACCACGTGATCCGGCACCTGGTCGACATGGAGGCCGTGCACACCTACGAGGGCACGGAGAGCATCCAGGCGCTGCTGATCGGCCGCAGGATCACGGGCGAGAGCGCCTTCAAGTAA
- a CDS encoding phospho-sugar mutase — translation MSSDAALLETARAWLAQDPDAETRAELQQLIDAAAGGSADASSELHDRFDERLAFGTAGLRGEIAAGSNRMNRVLVSQAAAGLAGYLLEVAAPGEVPSVVIGYDGRKNSDIFARDTAELMAGAGVRAILLPRLLPTPVLAFAVRHLDVSAGVMVTASHNPPNDNGYKVYLGGSNEGSQIVAPVDAAIASHILRVAAEQNVLELPRGAFETAEEGVVDAYIAATAAVASEAPDGGRAELSVVYTAMHGVGWETARSVLAAAGFCAPHIVAAQIDPDPAFPTVAFPNPEEPGAMDLAIETARALDAELIIANDPDADRLAIAIPSATDATGYRRLSGNELGALLGWRAAERAVAAASGDNGATGTLACSIVSSPALKAVAAHYGLEFANTLTGFKWVSRAPGLVFGFEEALGYLVNPETVRDKDGISAAVALLDLATSLKASGRTIADHLEEFTATFGAYASSQVSVRVTDLSRIAEVMSALRADPPVEIGGIRVEQIDDLGEGFGALPPSDVLRIWLAGGARVMVRPSGTEPKLKVYIDASSTDGTVVEREAAAAATVAALETGMRALVNA, via the coding sequence ATGAGCTCGGATGCCGCTCTGCTCGAGACGGCGCGGGCCTGGCTCGCCCAGGACCCCGATGCCGAGACCCGTGCAGAGCTGCAGCAGCTAATCGACGCCGCGGCCGGCGGCAGCGCGGACGCCTCGTCCGAGCTGCACGACCGTTTCGACGAGCGGCTCGCGTTCGGCACCGCCGGGCTCCGCGGCGAGATCGCCGCTGGCTCCAACCGGATGAACCGCGTGCTGGTCTCGCAGGCCGCGGCCGGGCTCGCCGGCTACCTCCTCGAGGTTGCTGCGCCCGGCGAGGTGCCGTCCGTCGTGATCGGCTACGACGGCCGCAAGAACTCGGACATCTTCGCGCGCGACACGGCCGAGCTGATGGCCGGGGCCGGGGTGCGGGCGATCCTGCTGCCCCGCCTGCTGCCGACCCCCGTGCTCGCCTTCGCCGTGCGCCACCTCGATGTGAGCGCCGGTGTGATGGTGACGGCCTCGCACAACCCGCCGAACGACAACGGCTACAAGGTGTACCTGGGTGGCAGCAACGAGGGCTCCCAGATCGTCGCCCCCGTCGACGCCGCGATCGCGAGTCACATCCTGCGCGTCGCCGCGGAGCAGAACGTGCTCGAGCTGCCGCGCGGAGCGTTCGAGACGGCGGAGGAGGGTGTCGTCGACGCCTACATCGCCGCCACGGCCGCCGTGGCATCCGAGGCGCCGGATGGCGGCCGCGCCGAGCTCTCCGTCGTCTACACCGCCATGCACGGCGTCGGCTGGGAGACCGCACGCAGCGTCCTGGCCGCGGCCGGATTCTGCGCCCCACACATCGTCGCCGCGCAGATCGATCCGGACCCGGCGTTCCCGACGGTCGCATTCCCGAACCCGGAGGAACCGGGCGCGATGGATCTGGCGATCGAGACGGCGCGCGCGTTGGACGCAGAGCTCATCATCGCGAATGACCCGGACGCCGACCGCCTGGCCATCGCGATCCCCTCCGCGACGGATGCCACCGGCTACCGCCGTCTGAGCGGCAACGAGCTCGGCGCACTGCTCGGCTGGCGCGCCGCTGAGCGGGCCGTGGCCGCCGCGTCGGGCGACAACGGGGCGACGGGCACCCTCGCCTGTTCCATCGTGTCCTCGCCGGCCCTCAAGGCCGTCGCGGCACACTACGGACTCGAGTTCGCCAACACGCTCACGGGCTTCAAGTGGGTCTCGCGCGCTCCCGGGCTGGTCTTCGGCTTCGAGGAGGCGCTCGGCTACCTGGTGAACCCGGAGACCGTGCGCGACAAGGACGGCATCTCCGCAGCGGTCGCGCTGCTCGACCTGGCCACGTCGTTGAAGGCGTCCGGTCGCACGATCGCCGACCACCTCGAGGAGTTCACCGCGACGTTCGGTGCATACGCCTCCAGCCAGGTCTCCGTGCGTGTGACGGATCTCTCGCGCATCGCCGAGGTGATGTCAGCGCTGCGCGCCGACCCTCCGGTCGAGATCGGCGGCATCCGCGTCGAGCAGATCGACGACCTCGGCGAGGGCTTCGGCGCACTGCCGCCGAGCGATGTGCTGCGCATCTGGCTCGCGGGTGGCGCCCGCGTCATGGTGCGCCCGAGCGGCACGGAGCCCAAGCTCAAGGTGTACATCGACGCCTCGTCGACCGACGGCACCGTCGTCGAGCGCGAGGCGGCCGCCGCGGCGACCGTCGCAGCCCTCGAGACCGGGATGCGTGCGCTGGTAAACGCGTAA
- a CDS encoding purine-nucleoside phosphorylase produces MSVQNPLDLPDSDPFDVARIAAEQIAEKTGVEHHDIALTLGSGWGKAAELLGETTATIPAHEIIGFSKPALEGHVGTLRSVLLPSGKRALVIGARTHYYEAHGVRRVVHSVRTAAATGVKTMILTNGAGGIKETWKPGTPVLISDHINLTADSPLEGATFVDLTDLYSKRLRDLAHSIDSTLDEGVYCQFRGPHYETPAEVQMAKIIGGHIVGMSTALEAIAARQSGMEVLGMSLITNLAAGIQKTPLSHAEVIEAGQMAEPVISALLARIVAAI; encoded by the coding sequence ATGTCTGTACAGAACCCACTTGACCTGCCCGATTCTGACCCGTTCGACGTCGCACGGATCGCCGCAGAGCAGATCGCCGAGAAGACCGGCGTCGAGCACCACGACATCGCGCTGACCCTCGGCAGCGGCTGGGGCAAGGCCGCCGAGCTGCTCGGCGAGACGACCGCCACCATTCCGGCCCACGAGATCATCGGCTTCAGCAAGCCGGCACTCGAAGGCCACGTCGGAACCCTGCGCTCCGTGCTGCTGCCCAGCGGCAAGCGCGCCCTCGTGATCGGTGCACGCACCCACTACTACGAGGCCCACGGGGTCCGCCGCGTCGTGCACAGCGTGCGCACCGCCGCCGCGACCGGCGTGAAGACGATGATCCTGACGAACGGCGCCGGCGGCATCAAGGAGACGTGGAAGCCCGGCACTCCGGTGCTGATCAGCGACCACATCAACCTGACCGCCGATTCACCGCTCGAGGGCGCGACGTTCGTCGACCTCACCGACCTCTACTCGAAGCGGCTGCGCGATCTCGCCCACTCCATCGACAGCACGCTCGACGAGGGTGTGTACTGCCAGTTCCGCGGCCCGCACTATGAGACGCCGGCCGAGGTGCAGATGGCGAAGATCATCGGCGGCCACATCGTCGGCATGTCGACGGCGCTCGAGGCGATCGCCGCACGCCAGTCGGGCATGGAGGTGCTGGGCATGTCGCTCATCACCAACCTCGCCGCCGGCATCCAGAAGACACCGCTCAGCCACGCAGAGGTGATCGAGGCCGGTCAGATGGCCGAGCCCGTGATCAGCGCCCTGCTGGCCCGCATCGTGGCGGCGATCTGA
- a CDS encoding acetyl/propionyl/methylcrotonyl-CoA carboxylase subunit alpha, which translates to MSRITKVLVANRGEIAVRVMRAARDHGILSVAVYADQDRDAQHAKLADEAYGLDGTTSAETYLVIDKLLSIARRSGADAVHPGYGFLAENADFARAVIGAGLTWIGPSPEAIEKLGDKVSARHVAEKVGAPLAPGTLNPVADAAEVLAFVDEHGLPVAIKAAFGGGGRGLKVARERGEVAEMFDSATREAIAAFGRGECFVEKYLDQPRHVETQCLADAHGNVVVVSTRDCSLQRRHQKLVEEAPAPFLTDEQNAELYRASKAILKEVGYLGAGTCEFLIGKDGTVSFLEVNTRLQVEHPVSEEITGIDLVREQFRLAEGGVLDYEDPAPRGHSFEFRINGEDAGRNFMPAPGPIHVFKPAGGPGVRVDTGVQAGDVISGSFDSLLAKLIVTGATRDEALERSRRALDEFEVAGLPTVLPFHRAIVNDPAFAPADGAPFSIYTRWIETEFENTIEPWSGTGEEAAAPQARHSVVVEVDGRRIEVTIPTRLLPGSAEHTAGPAPRRRAGHAVDTSTGESVKAPMQATIVKLAVAEGDKVVKGDLIVVLEAMKMEQPITAHRDGTIGPVNASVGATVSSGHLLMSIVD; encoded by the coding sequence ATGTCGCGCATAACCAAGGTCCTCGTCGCTAACCGAGGCGAAATCGCCGTCCGCGTCATGCGAGCCGCTCGCGACCACGGGATCCTCTCCGTCGCCGTCTACGCCGACCAGGACCGCGACGCCCAGCACGCCAAGCTCGCCGACGAGGCGTACGGCCTCGACGGCACCACCAGCGCGGAGACCTACCTCGTCATCGACAAGCTGCTCTCGATCGCGCGCCGCTCCGGCGCCGACGCCGTGCACCCCGGCTACGGCTTCCTCGCCGAGAACGCCGACTTCGCCCGCGCCGTGATCGGAGCCGGCCTGACCTGGATCGGCCCGAGCCCCGAGGCCATCGAGAAGCTCGGCGACAAGGTCTCGGCCCGCCACGTGGCGGAGAAGGTCGGCGCACCGCTGGCCCCCGGCACCCTGAACCCCGTCGCGGATGCCGCAGAGGTGCTCGCCTTCGTCGACGAGCACGGCCTGCCCGTCGCCATCAAGGCCGCCTTCGGCGGCGGCGGCCGCGGCCTCAAGGTCGCCCGCGAACGCGGCGAGGTCGCCGAGATGTTCGACTCGGCCACCCGCGAGGCGATCGCGGCATTCGGCCGCGGCGAGTGCTTCGTCGAGAAGTACCTCGACCAGCCCCGCCACGTCGAGACGCAGTGCCTCGCCGATGCGCACGGCAACGTCGTCGTCGTGTCGACCCGTGACTGCTCGCTACAGCGCCGCCACCAGAAGCTCGTCGAGGAGGCCCCCGCGCCCTTCCTCACCGATGAGCAGAACGCCGAGCTGTACCGCGCGTCCAAGGCGATCCTCAAGGAGGTCGGCTACCTCGGTGCCGGCACCTGTGAGTTCCTCATCGGCAAGGACGGCACCGTCTCCTTCCTCGAGGTGAACACGCGCCTGCAGGTCGAACACCCGGTCTCGGAGGAGATCACCGGCATCGACCTCGTGCGCGAGCAGTTCCGCCTCGCAGAGGGCGGCGTGCTCGACTACGAGGACCCGGCCCCGCGCGGCCACTCCTTCGAGTTCCGCATCAACGGCGAGGATGCCGGGCGCAACTTCATGCCGGCGCCGGGCCCCATCCACGTCTTCAAGCCGGCCGGCGGCCCCGGCGTGCGCGTCGACACCGGCGTTCAGGCCGGCGACGTCATCTCCGGCTCCTTCGACTCGCTGCTCGCCAAGCTCATCGTCACCGGTGCCACCCGCGACGAGGCCCTCGAGCGTTCCCGTCGCGCCCTCGACGAGTTCGAGGTCGCCGGACTGCCGACCGTCCTGCCGTTCCACCGCGCCATCGTCAACGACCCGGCCTTCGCACCGGCCGACGGCGCGCCGTTCAGCATCTACACCCGCTGGATCGAGACCGAGTTCGAGAACACCATCGAGCCGTGGAGCGGAACGGGCGAGGAGGCGGCGGCCCCTCAGGCCCGCCACAGCGTCGTCGTCGAGGTCGACGGCCGCCGCATCGAGGTCACCATCCCGACGCGTCTGCTCCCCGGTTCCGCCGAGCACACCGCCGGCCCGGCGCCGCGCCGTCGCGCGGGCCACGCCGTCGACACCTCCACCGGTGAGAGTGTGAAGGCGCCGATGCAGGCGACGATCGTCAAGCTCGCCGTTGCCGAGGGCGACAAGGTCGTCAAGGGCGACCTCATCGTCGTGCTCGAGGCGATGAAGATGGAGCAGCCGATCACCGCGCACCGCGACGGCACCATCGGGCCCGTCAACGCCTCCGTCGGCGCGACCGTCAGCTCCGGCCACCTGCTGATGAGCATCGTCGACTAG
- a CDS encoding PTS sugar transporter subunit IIA — MTLPPLPDSAIDIAVRADDWRAAVELCGEALQRSGATSAGYTGRMVQVIDEFGAYIVIAPGLALAHARPGPDVLREGLSVVTLAEPVVFGHPHNDPVSVLIGLAVKSSDEHVHSIAALANVFNDESVIPALAAAPDAATVRGLLGVDA, encoded by the coding sequence ATGACTCTCCCGCCCCTGCCTGACTCGGCCATCGACATCGCCGTGCGCGCCGACGACTGGCGTGCAGCCGTCGAATTGTGCGGTGAGGCCCTGCAGCGCTCCGGCGCCACCAGCGCCGGATACACGGGGCGCATGGTGCAGGTGATCGACGAGTTCGGTGCGTACATCGTCATCGCCCCCGGGCTCGCTCTGGCGCACGCACGGCCGGGTCCCGATGTGCTGCGCGAAGGCCTCAGCGTCGTCACGTTGGCGGAGCCCGTCGTCTTCGGGCACCCGCACAACGACCCGGTCAGCGTGCTGATCGGTCTCGCGGTGAAGAGCTCAGACGAGCACGTGCACTCCATCGCCGCGCTGGCGAACGTGTTCAACGACGAGAGCGTGATCCCGGCGCTGGCCGCTGCACCGGACGCCGCGACGGTGCGCGGCCTGCTCGGGGTCGACGCGTGA